A window of Nitrosopumilus sp. b3 contains these coding sequences:
- the aroD gene encoding type I 3-dehydroquinate dehydratase, with the protein MKYKTCVSIAEKTPNKIKQTLKIALKKSDFVEVRLDFLKIEQIPESLELIKKDLSRIVCTLRPKTEGGKFSGNEKERIAILKLIAEYNPFLLDVEYNTLRKNSGLAKYLKSTKTKLLVSWHDFKKTPKSSELKKRIDQMYKFSKHVKIVSTANSTDDATRMLELYSKKGKNNLISFAMGDMGRISRILCLYLGSPYTYVSLGKAVAPGQFSVDEVKKITNLK; encoded by the coding sequence ATGAAATACAAAACTTGTGTGTCAATTGCAGAAAAAACACCAAATAAAATTAAACAGACATTAAAAATTGCACTAAAAAAGTCAGATTTTGTTGAAGTGAGATTAGATTTTTTAAAAATTGAGCAAATACCAGAATCATTAGAATTAATCAAAAAAGACTTGAGTAGAATTGTATGTACACTTAGACCAAAAACAGAAGGAGGAAAATTTTCTGGAAATGAAAAAGAAAGAATTGCAATTCTCAAACTTATTGCAGAATATAATCCATTTTTGTTAGATGTGGAGTATAATACATTAAGAAAAAATTCAGGGTTGGCAAAATATCTCAAATCAACAAAAACAAAACTACTTGTTTCATGGCATGACTTTAAAAAAACTCCAAAATCTTCAGAGTTAAAAAAGAGAATTGATCAAATGTACAAGTTTTCAAAGCATGTCAAAATTGTAAGTACAGCAAATTCAACAGATGATGCAACTAGAATGCTAGAGTTGTATAGTAAAAAAGGGAAAAATAATTTGATATCATTTGCAATGGGAGACATGGGAAGAATTTCAAGGATTTTGTGCCTATATTTGGGCAGCCCATACACGTACGTCTCTTTAGGAAAAGCAGTAGCACCAGGTCAATTTAGTGTAGATGAGGTAAAAAAAATTACGAATCTAAAATAA
- a CDS encoding 3-dehydroquinate synthase II → MSKNRELIISPKVSQTQLAKFLPQLESEGIKMLYIDPKKLGKKKTKIKTVYPSSSSNFVVLEKEGAVKPKGKKVGMKFQVLSNSDIEHILTVAKKGLDFVIVEVKDWKIIPLENIIAKLHKIHTQIFAIAKTPEEVRKMFSILEVGVDGVIFNTDSINEVREAMLYLGTRSFDMEPAKIIEIKEVGDGERVCVDTASMLHKGEGMLIGSRSNFLFLVHNESVGSSFTSPRPFRVNAGAVHCYTLSPDGTTNYLSEVETGSEVLILNSKGKARRATVGRSKIERRPMLMIKASAGGEIGGIIAQDAETIRFVKPNGQLVSVTHLKKGDTVMVHSKPATGRHFGMEVSDEYILEK, encoded by the coding sequence TTGAGTAAAAATAGAGAATTAATTATTTCACCCAAAGTCTCACAAACACAGTTAGCTAAGTTCCTCCCACAGTTAGAATCTGAAGGAATCAAAATGTTGTATATTGACCCAAAGAAATTAGGAAAGAAAAAAACAAAAATTAAAACAGTTTATCCATCTAGCTCATCAAACTTTGTAGTTCTTGAAAAAGAAGGGGCAGTAAAACCAAAAGGCAAGAAAGTGGGAATGAAGTTTCAAGTATTATCAAATTCAGACATTGAACATATTCTAACTGTTGCAAAGAAGGGGTTGGACTTTGTCATTGTAGAGGTAAAAGATTGGAAAATAATTCCTTTAGAAAACATCATAGCAAAACTCCACAAAATTCACACACAAATTTTTGCAATTGCAAAAACTCCTGAGGAAGTAAGAAAAATGTTCTCAATTTTAGAAGTTGGTGTAGACGGAGTAATTTTCAATACAGATTCAATTAATGAAGTAAGAGAAGCAATGCTATACCTAGGAACAAGAAGTTTTGATATGGAGCCTGCAAAAATTATTGAGATCAAAGAGGTAGGAGATGGTGAACGAGTTTGTGTAGATACTGCATCAATGCTTCACAAAGGGGAAGGCATGTTAATCGGAAGCAGATCAAACTTTTTGTTTCTTGTCCATAATGAATCAGTAGGATCATCATTTACATCCCCCAGACCATTTAGAGTAAACGCAGGTGCAGTTCACTGTTACACATTATCACCTGATGGAACAACAAACTATCTTTCAGAAGTCGAGACAGGTTCTGAAGTTTTAATTCTAAATTCAAAAGGAAAAGCAAGAAGAGCAACTGTAGGAAGATCCAAAATAGAAAGAAGACCAATGTTGATGATCAAAGCTTCTGCAGGGGGAGAAATAGGAGGAATAATAGCTCAAGATGCTGAAACAATTAGATTTGTAAAACCAAACGGGCAACTAGTCTCAGTAACACATCTTAAAAAAGGAGATACCGTTATGGTGCATTCAAAGCCTGCAACTGGCAGACACTTTGGAATGGAAGTATCCGATGAATATATTCTAGAAAAATGA
- the bcp gene encoding thioredoxin-dependent thiol peroxidase has translation MISEGDPVPKFEVNDANGNKVKSSDFKGKKHAIYFYPKDFTPGCTTEADEFSKDYKKFQKAGIEIIGISPDDVDSHKKFCDKMGIKYPLLADVDKKVSKMFGVWGKKKFMGREYMGVARSTFLVDEKGKIFKIYPKVKPDGHSKQVLDDFLN, from the coding sequence ATGATTTCTGAAGGAGACCCTGTACCAAAATTTGAGGTTAATGATGCAAATGGGAACAAAGTAAAATCTTCAGATTTCAAAGGGAAAAAACACGCCATTTACTTTTACCCAAAAGATTTCACTCCAGGATGCACTACTGAAGCCGATGAATTTTCAAAAGATTATAAAAAATTCCAAAAGGCAGGAATTGAAATTATTGGAATTAGTCCAGATGACGTAGACTCGCATAAAAAATTCTGTGATAAAATGGGGATAAAATACCCACTATTAGCTGATGTGGATAAAAAAGTCTCAAAGATGTTTGGAGTTTGGGGCAAAAAGAAATTCATGGGAAGAGAGTACATGGGCGTTGCAAGAAGCACTTTTCTTGTAGATGAAAAAGGAAAGATTTTCAAAATTTATCCCAAAGTAAAACCAGATGGGCATTCAAAACAAGTTTTAGACGATTTTCTAAATTAA
- a CDS encoding menaquinone biosynthesis decarboxylase, with protein sequence MAIEDIHEFISELEKNGELKRIKTQVDADLEIAEILRREMYANGPAVLFENVKGFEMPVLGNAFGSMKRLEIGLEMTDFTEIGKRIADMTKMDIPSGLLNKIKKLPELSKMTSSFPKTESSGPVTEITSSDASFDDLPILKSWPNDAGRFITLGLVATKHPETGVRNLGVYRMQVIDKTHASMHWQKHKRGANHGEISKEKGEKIPVAIIFGGDPATIFSSIAPVPEGLDKYLFAGITRKEGIKTVKCKTIDLDVPANAEIVLEGYVDPADIRDEGPFGDHTGYYTPVEPYPTFTLTGIMRRKNPIYVTTVVGKPILEDAYIGKVIERSFLPLIQMFHPEVVDFSMPAAGWFQGFAIISIKKRYPGQAKKVMMGLWGMGQLSLTKMFVVVDEDINVHDINDVIWAITTRADAARDTTIINNTPTDTLDPASPLVNLGSKMGIDATQKTKEEGYEREIQQPVKVDEKTKDLVDSKWSDYGL encoded by the coding sequence GTGGCAATAGAGGACATTCATGAGTTCATATCAGAACTAGAAAAGAATGGAGAATTAAAGAGAATAAAAACTCAAGTTGATGCAGATTTAGAGATTGCAGAAATTCTAAGAAGGGAAATGTATGCCAATGGTCCTGCAGTTCTTTTTGAAAATGTAAAGGGTTTTGAGATGCCAGTATTGGGTAATGCGTTTGGTTCAATGAAAAGATTGGAGATTGGACTAGAGATGACAGACTTTACTGAAATTGGTAAAAGAATTGCAGACATGACAAAGATGGATATTCCATCAGGATTACTAAACAAAATAAAAAAACTTCCAGAACTATCAAAGATGACATCATCATTTCCCAAAACAGAATCTAGCGGTCCAGTAACAGAGATAACATCAAGTGATGCATCTTTTGATGATTTACCAATTTTAAAATCATGGCCAAATGATGCAGGAAGATTCATCACTTTGGGATTAGTTGCAACAAAGCATCCAGAAACAGGTGTAAGAAATTTGGGTGTTTACAGAATGCAAGTTATTGATAAAACTCATGCATCAATGCACTGGCAGAAACATAAACGAGGAGCTAATCACGGAGAAATTTCAAAAGAAAAAGGAGAAAAAATTCCAGTGGCAATTATTTTTGGAGGAGATCCTGCAACAATATTTTCATCCATTGCACCAGTTCCAGAAGGACTTGACAAGTATCTGTTTGCAGGAATTACAAGAAAGGAAGGTATCAAAACTGTAAAATGTAAAACAATTGATCTAGATGTTCCAGCAAATGCAGAGATTGTTTTAGAAGGATACGTTGATCCTGCAGACATTAGAGATGAAGGACCATTTGGTGATCATACAGGATACTACACACCAGTTGAACCATATCCAACATTTACACTAACTGGAATTATGAGAAGAAAAAATCCAATTTATGTTACAACAGTGGTGGGCAAACCAATTCTAGAGGATGCATATATTGGCAAAGTAATCGAAAGATCATTTTTACCTTTGATACAAATGTTCCATCCAGAAGTTGTAGACTTTAGCATGCCTGCAGCTGGCTGGTTCCAAGGATTTGCAATTATTTCAATCAAAAAGAGATACCCAGGCCAAGCAAAGAAAGTGATGATGGGATTATGGGGAATGGGGCAGTTGTCACTAACAAAGATGTTCGTTGTAGTAGATGAGGACATTAACGTTCATGATATCAATGATGTGATTTGGGCAATTACTACAAGAGCAGATGCTGCAAGAGATACAACAATTATCAACAACACACCAACTGATACTCTAGATCCAGCATCACCTCTTGTCAATCTAGGATCAAAGATGGGGATTGATGCAACACAGAAAACCAAAGAAGAAGGGTATGAAAGAGAGATTCAACAACCAGTTAAAGTTGATGAAAAGACAAAAGATCTAGTAGATTCCAAATGGTCTGATTACGGGCTATAG
- a CDS encoding shikimate kinase: protein MAKAKATVHGAISLVNAIANQKGATLGIELTVEATIETSPGKGIIIESDNKTLSSRLINKTIEKIVSKKDLEQNKISVRLDSEIPTGYGLKSSSAISSAVALACAKLFKRKFTDQQILLAGVDASIESKVSITGAYDDACSCYYGGFNVTDNAKKKRIHFEKGPTNLIAVIFIPKNRKRGNLKNLKVLSTVFENAWELARKSNYWEAMIINGLATASILNSDPKIITSLIEKGAIAASVSGNGPAIAAVVKKENESNIKKIFSALEGRVIVSKVNNKKAEVHEV, encoded by the coding sequence ATGGCAAAAGCAAAGGCTACAGTCCATGGAGCAATATCACTAGTCAACGCGATTGCAAATCAAAAAGGTGCAACTTTAGGAATAGAGTTAACAGTAGAGGCAACAATTGAGACAAGTCCAGGTAAAGGAATTATCATAGAATCAGATAATAAAACTCTCAGTTCCAGATTAATCAACAAAACAATTGAGAAGATAGTCTCAAAGAAGGATTTAGAGCAAAATAAAATTTCAGTTAGACTAGATTCAGAAATCCCAACAGGATATGGACTAAAGAGTTCAAGTGCAATTTCATCTGCAGTTGCACTTGCATGTGCAAAGTTATTCAAACGTAAATTTACGGATCAACAGATTTTGCTTGCAGGAGTTGATGCATCAATTGAATCCAAAGTCAGCATTACTGGAGCATATGATGATGCTTGCTCATGCTACTATGGAGGATTTAATGTCACGGATAATGCAAAGAAAAAAAGAATACATTTTGAAAAAGGGCCTACAAATTTGATTGCAGTGATATTTATTCCAAAAAATAGAAAACGAGGTAATTTGAAAAATCTCAAAGTGCTATCAACAGTTTTTGAAAATGCTTGGGAATTGGCAAGAAAATCAAATTATTGGGAAGCAATGATAATCAACGGTTTAGCAACAGCTTCAATTCTTAATTCTGATCCTAAAATCATTACAAGTTTGATTGAAAAAGGGGCAATTGCAGCTTCAGTTTCAGGAAATGGTCCTGCAATTGCAGCTGTTGTAAAAAAGGAAAATGAATCAAATATTAAAAAAATATTCTCTGCTCTGGAAGGAAGAGTGATTGTTTCTAAAGTGAATAACAAAAAGGCTGAAGTTCATGAAGTGTAA
- a CDS encoding trans-sialidase, whose amino-acid sequence MAAKRKANTKKDLEEKIAELEAKLTKLSTQLEAKPAPKPAETKPAPAKPAEVKPAETKPSPAKPAERPAATTKPKGVLPKGMEAKPAESPKPQDAPKPAETTSQPPATVQEALENAYYTAPMTSFHDYRAKVTGYSPAPNRYFVRLHAPVGTVPTRNWNDQKATVTGYTAPSNQYFATRQRMAFHPADKRFGSFSGVNLSVEGVEAKAQTQAPPPEAPKPAKGTLPKGMGQTQQTPPPQQTSSGGNDSKSRQEQLEEYEQDYLKRMEQERIDQEKAYQESLAAEARAAAEARSASSKKGGALPKGFEAKPEPEAPKSSRGTLPKGF is encoded by the coding sequence ATGGCAGCGAAACGTAAGGCAAATACAAAAAAAGATCTAGAAGAGAAAATCGCAGAACTTGAAGCAAAACTAACTAAATTATCGACGCAACTTGAAGCAAAACCTGCTCCAAAACCAGCTGAGACAAAGCCAGCTCCAGCAAAACCTGCTGAAGTTAAGCCAGCTGAGACAAAACCATCTCCAGCAAAACCAGCTGAAAGACCTGCTGCAACAACCAAACCTAAAGGTGTTCTACCAAAGGGCATGGAAGCAAAACCAGCAGAATCTCCTAAACCACAGGATGCACCAAAACCAGCTGAAACAACATCACAACCTCCAGCAACAGTACAAGAGGCTTTAGAGAATGCATACTATACTGCTCCAATGACATCATTTCATGATTACAGAGCAAAAGTAACAGGCTATTCTCCAGCACCTAACAGATACTTTGTTAGACTACATGCTCCTGTTGGAACAGTTCCGACAAGAAACTGGAATGATCAAAAAGCAACAGTTACTGGTTATACAGCACCATCAAACCAATACTTTGCAACAAGACAAAGAATGGCATTCCATCCAGCTGACAAAAGATTTGGATCATTTAGTGGCGTTAATTTGAGTGTTGAAGGCGTTGAGGCAAAAGCACAAACACAAGCACCTCCACCAGAAGCACCAAAACCAGCTAAAGGAACACTTCCAAAAGGAATGGGGCAAACACAACAAACACCTCCACCACAACAAACCAGCTCTGGTGGAAATGACAGCAAATCACGACAAGAACAACTCGAAGAATATGAACAAGATTACTTGAAAAGAATGGAACAAGAAAGAATTGATCAAGAGAAAGCTTATCAAGAATCACTTGCAGCTGAAGCAAGAGCCGCAGCTGAGGCAAGATCTGCATCTAGTAAAAAAGGAGGTGCATTACCAAAAGGGTTTGAAGCAAAACCAGAACCTGAAGCACCAAAATCATCTAGAGGCACACTTCCAAAAGGTTTCTGA
- a CDS encoding aquaporin, translated as MVSPRSWLAEAIATFALVFFGPLSVILAAAVFGEGLTIEGIIMISLGHGAAIAFMVYAFGHISGAHINPAVTIPMMITKKIGIADGIGYIVFQIIGAIVATGTLVTLFPEIGKPVFWGAHGGPSEILGGSMMSGLIVEIILTFFLVTVIFMTAVHKKAPKSVYGAVIGGMIFLLHLVGVPLTGASMNPARSLSPTLFSGDAGLWEVQWLYWVGPIIGGIIAGLIMNYIYVNKAEKEA; from the coding sequence ATGGTTAGTCCCAGAAGTTGGCTTGCAGAAGCAATTGCTACATTTGCCTTAGTGTTCTTTGGACCTTTGTCTGTAATTTTAGCTGCAGCAGTTTTTGGAGAAGGATTGACCATAGAAGGTATTATTATGATATCCTTAGGCCACGGAGCTGCTATTGCATTTATGGTCTATGCATTTGGACATATTTCTGGTGCTCACATTAATCCTGCAGTAACTATTCCAATGATGATTACAAAGAAAATTGGAATTGCAGATGGAATTGGATATATTGTATTTCAAATAATTGGTGCAATTGTTGCAACTGGTACACTTGTTACACTATTTCCTGAAATCGGAAAACCTGTTTTCTGGGGTGCACATGGCGGTCCAAGTGAGATACTTGGAGGTAGCATGATGTCTGGATTGATAGTTGAGATAATTTTGACTTTCTTCTTGGTTACTGTAATCTTTATGACTGCAGTTCACAAGAAAGCACCAAAGAGTGTTTATGGTGCAGTTATTGGTGGGATGATTTTCTTACTTCATTTGGTAGGTGTTCCTTTAACTGGAGCATCAATGAATCCTGCAAGATCCTTGTCCCCAACATTGTTTTCAGGTGATGCTGGACTATGGGAAGTTCAATGGTTATACTGGGTAGGTCCAATTATCGGTGGAATCATTGCTGGCCTGATTATGAATTACATCTATGTCAACAAGGCAGAGAAAGAAGCATAA
- the mqnC gene encoding cyclic dehypoxanthinyl futalosine synthase, translating into MSQTTEQIQKSDIKDILENSLNGQRPGPEDCLRLLESDDVHLMGLTAGHLTRKQFGKKASFVNNIILNYTNVCITDCKFCAFYRSPGAEDSYTLTLDEIETRVKTSFDMFKIRQVLIQGGHNPNLKIEYYEDAFRMIREKFPTVGVHGLSTSEIDMIARVEKSSTKEILSRLKDAGLQSIPGAGAEILTDSVKEIISPKKISSDDWIRIMDEAHSLGIPASATMMYGHVENKSDIVEHFYKIVKLQEKTNGFMAFIPWNFEPNNTLMHEEGLVEYGTGGIQLLKMIAISRLVLDGLIPHIQSSWLTNGVGMAQLALQYGADDFGGTLIGEEVVSCTGARSTELTDKIIMDAIHQIGYEVEERDNFYNPVTL; encoded by the coding sequence TTGAGTCAGACTACTGAACAAATTCAAAAAAGTGATATTAAAGATATTTTAGAAAATTCTCTAAACGGTCAACGCCCTGGACCTGAGGACTGTTTGAGACTCTTAGAGTCTGATGATGTTCATTTGATGGGTCTTACTGCTGGCCACCTCACAAGAAAACAATTTGGCAAAAAGGCCTCTTTTGTAAATAATATAATTTTGAATTACACTAATGTCTGTATTACTGATTGTAAATTTTGTGCATTTTATAGATCACCGGGGGCTGAAGATTCGTACACTCTAACACTTGACGAAATTGAAACCAGAGTCAAAACTTCTTTTGATATGTTTAAGATCCGCCAAGTTTTGATTCAGGGTGGCCATAATCCGAATTTGAAGATTGAATATTATGAAGATGCATTTCGAATGATTAGAGAGAAATTCCCAACAGTTGGCGTTCATGGATTATCTACATCTGAAATTGACATGATTGCAAGAGTTGAAAAATCCTCTACTAAAGAAATCTTGTCTAGACTAAAAGATGCGGGATTACAATCAATCCCAGGAGCTGGTGCTGAAATCTTAACTGATTCAGTTAAAGAAATCATCAGTCCAAAGAAAATTTCCAGTGATGATTGGATTAGAATCATGGATGAGGCACACTCACTTGGAATTCCAGCTTCAGCTACAATGATGTATGGACATGTAGAAAACAAAAGCGACATTGTTGAGCACTTTTACAAAATTGTAAAACTACAAGAAAAAACTAATGGCTTTATGGCATTTATTCCATGGAATTTTGAGCCAAATAATACTTTGATGCACGAAGAAGGTCTTGTAGAATATGGTACTGGTGGAATTCAACTCTTGAAAATGATTGCAATCTCAAGACTCGTGCTTGATGGATTAATTCCCCACATTCAATCTTCATGGCTAACAAATGGAGTTGGTATGGCACAACTTGCATTGCAATATGGTGCTGATGACTTTGGTGGTACACTAATTGGAGAAGAAGTAGTTTCATGCACTGGTGCACGCTCAACTGAGCTTACTGATAAAATAATCATGGATGCAATACATCAAATTGGTTACGAAGTTGAAGAGCGAGATAATTTCTACAATCCTGTGACACTATAG
- a CDS encoding 2-amino-3,7-dideoxy-D-threo-hept-6-ulosonate synthase → MVSGNQIRLNRILRKGRMLCIPMDHGISNGPIEGLEDPVSTIYKCEGHGLTSVIINKGILKALPKPTKVGVLVHFSSSTSLSLSPNRKMLTGTVKEAVAMGADGVSLHINIGGKEEPEMLEQLGMTADQCHKWGMPLLAMMYPRGENIKDPHDPEIVGHVARIGAECGADIVKTLYTGDIDSFAKIVKSTPVPIVIAGGPKAKTDLDILQMTEDAMTAGAKGVTYGRNIFAHKAPEKIVEALADIIFRKVTAKEAMKKIE, encoded by the coding sequence ATGGTATCAGGCAATCAAATCAGATTAAACAGAATTCTTCGAAAAGGAAGAATGTTATGTATTCCAATGGATCATGGAATTTCAAATGGACCAATTGAGGGTCTTGAAGATCCAGTATCTACAATTTACAAATGTGAGGGGCATGGACTTACTAGTGTAATTATTAACAAAGGAATTCTCAAAGCATTACCAAAACCAACCAAAGTTGGAGTTTTAGTTCATTTTTCTAGCAGCACATCATTGTCATTATCACCAAACCGAAAAATGCTTACTGGAACTGTAAAGGAGGCAGTTGCAATGGGGGCTGATGGAGTTTCACTACATATCAACATTGGAGGTAAAGAAGAGCCAGAGATGTTAGAACAGTTAGGAATGACTGCAGATCAATGTCATAAATGGGGAATGCCACTTTTAGCAATGATGTATCCAAGAGGAGAAAATATCAAAGACCCACATGATCCTGAAATTGTAGGACATGTTGCAAGAATTGGAGCAGAATGTGGTGCAGACATCGTAAAGACACTATACACTGGCGATATTGACTCATTTGCAAAAATTGTAAAAAGTACTCCAGTACCAATTGTAATTGCAGGTGGGCCAAAAGCAAAAACAGATTTAGATATTCTTCAAATGACTGAAGATGCCATGACTGCAGGAGCTAAAGGAGTCACATATGGCAGAAACATCTTTGCACATAAAGCACCTGAAAAAATAGTAGAAGCATTAGCTGACATAATTTTTAGAAAAGTAACTGCAAAGGAAGCAATGAAGAAAATTGAGTAA
- the aroE gene encoding shikimate dehydrogenase, whose protein sequence is MGKSFAVIGDPIDHSLSPNIHSAAFRELNLDSSYIAYRIPTDELEVGIEGLKKIKIDGFNVTIPHKVEMMKYLDKMDESCSLIGAVNTVTNKDGVLKGYNTDMDGFLEPFKKKKLIIENKKVLLLGAGGAARAIVAGFAKEKAKSITIANRTLQNAINLSEFAKKIGLDANAIKIQDVKESAKDYDIIVNATSVGLKNEQSPISLEGISDKTIVYDIVYMPMNTDFIKKAKAKNAVIIFGYEMLLGQAVRAFEIWNEMEAPYNAMKKALLGGF, encoded by the coding sequence ATGGGAAAATCATTTGCAGTAATAGGAGATCCAATTGATCATTCATTATCTCCAAATATCCATAGCGCCGCATTTAGAGAATTAAATTTAGATTCATCATACATTGCATATAGAATTCCAACTGATGAATTAGAAGTAGGCATTGAGGGGCTCAAAAAAATAAAGATTGATGGATTCAATGTCACCATTCCCCACAAAGTAGAGATGATGAAGTATCTCGATAAAATGGATGAATCTTGTAGTTTGATTGGAGCAGTAAATACTGTTACAAACAAAGACGGAGTTCTAAAAGGTTACAATACAGACATGGATGGTTTTCTAGAGCCATTTAAGAAAAAAAAGTTAATCATAGAAAACAAAAAAGTTCTTCTTCTGGGTGCAGGAGGTGCAGCAAGAGCAATAGTTGCAGGATTTGCAAAAGAAAAAGCCAAATCCATTACAATTGCAAACAGAACTTTACAAAACGCAATCAATCTATCAGAATTTGCAAAGAAGATAGGGCTTGATGCAAATGCAATAAAGATTCAAGATGTCAAGGAATCCGCAAAAGATTACGACATCATAGTAAATGCAACTTCAGTGGGACTAAAAAATGAGCAGAGTCCAATTTCTCTAGAGGGCATCAGCGATAAAACAATAGTTTATGATATCGTATACATGCCAATGAATACAGATTTTATAAAAAAAGCAAAGGCAAAAAATGCAGTAATAATTTTTGGTTATGAAATGTTACTAGGTCAAGCCGTTAGAGCCTTTGAGATATGGAATGAGATGGAAGCACCTTATAATGCCATGAAAAAAGCATTGTTAGGAGGATTTTGA